One Brassica napus cultivar Da-Ae chromosome C4, Da-Ae, whole genome shotgun sequence genomic region harbors:
- the LOC106393127 gene encoding uncharacterized protein LOC106393127: MVAFWEMLGVDVDVGPTTEQIIAVFGRCKEWSRDDRMRHRYLAIFPGFIKGRKYSTLHELVLQGVAYYALPEFGASYGNPIPNRQSPVLMAYRGEDSAAENIVKVMFNAKPRCKWTMDCWEVTGTKPSVKKEVSAAETESGVKGESGRPRKKARKEKSVEARAKASKGPPTERDIADAMRDGFGMCLKEIKLLGDRMEAVEKKVGNTKKGTASNDLQITASSPPKRGHEPGMYSRGKLEGIQRMLRLWNMSMERLNNTAKLIIPNKRVGQGYDPFAHIDKKMSKVLTDWVKLDPTEHWIAIWISIPKKHIVVWDSIISHISREDLDVIECHALGMSFPPEFCNKNAKAIREKMALDIFKETPGCHSKENEDNDENMGT; encoded by the exons ATGGTTGCTTTCTGGGAGATGTTGGGTGTTGATGTCGATGTTGGGCCAACTACTGAACAGATAATAGCAGTATTTGGGAGATGCAAAGAgtggtctcgggatgatcgcaTGCGGCACAGATACCTTGCCATCTTCCCTGGATTCATTAAAGGGAGAAAGTACTCAACGCTACACGAGCTAGTCTTGCAAG GTGTGGCATACTATGCTCTGCCAGAATTTGGTGCTAGTTATGGGAATCCCATACCAAACAGACAGTCTCCGGTGTTGATGGCTTACAGGGGTG AGGACTCGGCCGCGGAGAACATAGTCAAAGTCATGTTTAATGCGAAACCTAGATgtaagtggaccatggattgctgggaagtcaccggtACTAAGCCGAGTGTGAAGAAGGAAGTGAGTGCAGCGGAGACAGAGAGTGGTGTGAAGGGAGAAAGTggaagacctcggaagaaagctcgtaaagagaaGTCCGTTGAGGCACGTGCAAAGGCTAGTAAAGGGCCTCCTACAGAGAG GGACATAGCTGATGCCATGAGGGATGGGTTTGGGATGTGtcttaaggagatcaagttgctgGGGGATAGgatggaagctgtggagaagaaggtgggaAACACCAAAAAAGGGACTGCATCTAATGATCTTCAAATCACAGCTTCAAGTCCGCCTAAACGTGGCCACGAACCCGGG ATGTACAGCAGGGGGAAGCTAGAAGGCATACAAAGAATGCTAAGGCTATGGAATATGTCCATGGAAAGA TTAAACAACACTGCCAAActgatcattccaaacaaaagGGTTGGCCAAGGCTATGATCCTTTTGCACACATTGACAAGAAGATGTCGAAGGTGCTCACTGACTGGGTGAAACTTGATCC GACTGAGCATTGGATTGCTATATGGATCTCGATTCCTAAAaagcacatagtcgtctgggacagcattaTATCACATATTAGCCGTGAAGATCTCGATgtg AtcgaatgtcatgctcttgggatgtCATTTCCTCCAGAGTTTTGTAATAAGAACGCGAAGGCTATAAGGGAGAAGATGGCGTTGGATATATTTAAGGAGACTCCTGGATGCCATTCAAAAGAGAACGAAGACAATGATGAGAACATGGGAACTTAA
- the LOC106392140 gene encoding serine/threonine-protein kinase D6PKL1, with the protein MSRQTPNLESSHDSSSNADSSQVSGSESFKPSSSNGSQDVKLNNSVSLSFCSSNSVSSEANLEKSQSFDTNEAAFKRVFSPSKPHKGNDLRWDAIQSVKCSKNEDLGLGHFRLLKKLGCGDIGSVYLAELREMGCFFAMKVMDKGMLVGRKKLVRAQTEREILGLLDHPFLPTLYSHFETEKFSCLLMEFCSGGDLHILRQKQPGKHFSEQAARFYASEVLLALEYLHMMGVVYRDLKPENVMVREDGHIMLSDFDLSLQSFASPTLIQSTSQPSCDIASYCVQPSCIVDPSCRLPIACIQPSCFKPRFLNGKPRKANKTEKGGSDSLPMLIAEPTDARSMSFVGTHEYLAPEIIRGDGHGSSVDWWTFGIFLYELLTGKTPFKGNGNRETLFNVVGQPLKFPEGSISFAAKDLIRGLLAKDPKKRLGFKKGATEIKQHPFFNNVNWALIRSTNPPEIPKPIDLSILNETLKSSVQQQQQEKHSQQSDSSSGPYLEFEFF; encoded by the exons ATGAGCAGACAAACTCCAAATCTCGAGTCTTCACATGATTCTTCTTCCAATGCTGACTCGAGTCAAGTGTCTGGATCCGAGAGCTTCAAACCCAGCAGCAGTAATGGCTCCCAAGACGTAAAGCTCAACAACAGTGTCAGCTTAAGTTTCTGTAGCAGCAACAGTGTTAGCAGCGAAGCTAATCTCGAAAAGTCTCAATCTTTCGATACGAATGAAGCTGCTTTCAAAAGGGTCTTCTCTCCGTCGAAGCCGCATAAAGGGAACGATCTCCGATGGGACGCGATTCAGAGCGTGAAATGCAGCAAGAACGAGGATCTGGGTTTAGGGCATTTCAGGCTGTTGAAGAAGCTGGGATGCGGAGATATCGGGAGCGTGTACTTAGCTGAGCTTAGAGAGATGGGATGTTTCTTCGCCATGAAAGTGATGGATAAAGGAATGTTGGTGGGGAGGAAGAAACTGGTTAGGGCTCAGACCGAAAGAGAGATTCTCGGTTTGCTGGATCATCCTTTCTTGCCGACGCTTTACTCCCATTTCGAGACTGAGAAGTTTTCTTGTCTTCTCATGGAGTTCTGTAGCGGCGGAGATCTTCATATCCTCCGGCAAAAACAGCCCGGAAAACATTTCTCCGAGCAAGCCGCCAG GTTTTATGCTTCTGAAGTGCTTCTTGCGCTGGAGTATCTTCACATGATGGGTGTAGTGTACAGAGATTTGAAACCAGAGAATGTAATGGTGAGAGAAGACGGTCACATTATGCTTTCGGATTTCGATCTCTCCTTGCAGAGTTTCGCGAGTCCTACACTGATTCAATCCACCTCACAGCCTTCTTGTGACATTGCTTCGTACTGTGTCCAACCTTCTTGCATAGTAGATCCGTCCTGCAGATTACCAATAGCATGTATCCAACCATCGTGCTTCAAGCCTCGTTTCCTCAACGGTAAACCAAGAAAGGCCAACAAAACCGAGAAAGGTGGTTCAGATTCACTCCCAATGCTGATAGCTGAGCCAACGGATGCTCGGTCTATGTCATTCGTGGGAACTCACGAGTATTTAGCACCTGAGATCATTAGAGGAGATGGTCATGGAAGTTCTGTTGATTGGTGGACTTTTGGTATATTCCTCTACGAGTTGTTAACCGGGAAAACGCCGTTTAAAGGTAACGGTAACCGCGAAACGCTATTCAACGTTGTTGGACAGCCGCTGAAGTTCCCAGAAGGGTCTATAAGCTTTGCAGCTAAAGATTTGATTCGAGGTTTGCTTGCTAAAGATCCTAAGAAGAGGCTAGGTTTCAAGAAAGGTGCTACAGAGATTAAGCAACATCCTTTCTTTAACAATGTCAACTGGGCTCTTATCAGAAGCACAAACCCGCCAGAGATACCGAAACCTATCGATCTTTCGATACTAAACGAGACCCTCAAGTCATCagttcaacaacaacaacaagaaaagCATTCACAACAATCAGATTCTTCATCAGGTCCTTATTTAGAGTTTGAGTTCTTCTGA